A segment of the Aureimonas sp. SA4125 genome:
ACCGTCCGCCGGAGGCGCGATGCCCAGAGCGTCGAGAACGGTTTCGGCGGTGCCAAGCATGGACTTTGCCCGCTCGATCGCGGCGGCAGAGACATCATGGGCAACCACGTCGAGACCGCCCCTCGCGAGCCGGGCGGCCATGCCGGGCCCCATCGTGCCGAGACCGATGATGGCGACGCGGCGGATCATCGAGACACACCGGATGCGCTGGAACCAACCGTACGAACCGCTAGTGCCAACCTTTCGCAGCATGCCTCGATTTTGCGTTCGCGCATCAAGTCCTCCCCGATGTCGTGATGAGATCAGCGGCCTTCTCGGCGATCATGATCACCGCCGCGTTGATGTTGCCGCAGACGAGATCCGGCATGACCGACGCGTCGACCACCCTGAGGCCGCCGAGACCGCGCACACGCAACTGCGGATCGACCACGGAGGCCGCGTCGGCGCCCATCCGGCAGGTCCCCGCCGGATGATGGACGGTGATGGACGTCTTGCGGATGTGCTCGTCGATCTCGTCGTCGCTCTCGCATTTCGGACCGGGAAAGAACTCCGCCTCGACGAAGGGCTGCATGGCGGGTTGCCTGGCCAGGTCCCGGGCTACCCGGAAGCCGGCCCGCAGCGACTCCCAGTCTCTCGTCGAGGCGAGGAAGTTCTGATGGATCAGCGGCGCCGCGGCGGGGTCGGCCGAGGCTAGCTTCACCGAGCCCCGGCTTTCAGGCTGCGTCGCCACGACCCGCGCTGCGAAGCCATCAGCAAACGGCGCCTTGAACGGCTCGAAATAGGGCCACGCGGCAAGCGGAGCTGCCGTGAACAGCAGCTGCACGTCCGGCAGAGGCCGGTCAGCATCGCTTTTCAGGAAGGCGACGACGCCGCCGGGAACATCGCCCGAAAAGCCCTTGCCGGTCAGATAGGTCTTGACGAAATCGAGGCCGATGCGGTCCGCGCGCATCATGCGTCTGAACGGACCGGGTTCCCGGCGACGGTACATGAGAATGACCGAGACATGATCCTGCAGGTTCTTGCCGACCGCGGGGAGGTTCAACCGCGTCTGGATGCCGTGGCCGCCCAGTTCCTCCTCGTCGCCGATGCCGGACAGCATCATCAGTTGCGGCGTGTTGATGACACCGCCCGACAGCAGCACCTCGCGGCGCGCGATCACCGTGCGCTCGGCGCCCTGATGCGTCAGCGTGATCCCGGTGGCGCGCGCGCCCTCGAGCACGATCCCGATTGCCATCGCGTTCGTCAGTACCGTCAGGTTCGGACGTTTCAGCGCCGGCCGCAGATAGGCGCTGGCGGTGGAACAGCGACGACCCTTGGAGATCGTCATCTGCAGACGACCGAAACCGTCCTGCTCCGCGCCATTGTAATCCTCTGTCTGCGGATAGCCGGCCTGGACGCTGGCCTGCGCAAAGGCATCGATCAGCGGATCCTTGTAGCGGCAGAACTGGGTGCCGAGCGGACCTGTGCCGCCCCTGTATTCGTCGGCGCCCCCTTCCCAGCTTTCCTGCTTGCGGAAATAGGGCAGGACCTTCTCGTACGACCAGTCGCTCAGCCCGGACGCTGCCCAGCGATCGTAATCCCCTCGATTGCCACGCACATAGGCCATGGCGTTGGTCGACGATGAACCGCCGATGACCTTGCCGCGCGCGCACTCGACCCTGCGGCCACCGACATTTGCCTCAGGTTCGCAGAAATACATCCAGTCATGCCGGCGCTCAGTGAGGATTTTTCCCCAGCCAAGCGGAATCTGGATCATCGGATCGCGATCCCAGCCGCCGGCCTCCAGCAACAACACCGAGCATTTCGGATCCGCGCTCAGCCGGTTTGCCAAGACGCAACCGGCCGATCCGGCCCCAACGATGACGTAGTCGTAGCTTTCCGCGTGCGGCATGGTGAGTTTCGCTGCCTTCCCGTTATGCGCCTGCGCCAGAAGGATATCGAGACCGGACGCCCTGCTTCCGGGCCGGGCTCGATTCTCGCGAGGTTTTTTCCAAGGACATCACGACAGCAGGCCCACTTCCCGCAGGCGCTGCGACCAGTGGTTCCAGCCGCGGTCAATCTGCGCCCCGACGAGCTTGCCGGCCGTGGTGACCTCGCCCGGCGAAAGATACTTGACCGTGCCGATCTGCAGGCCGGCCGTGAGCGCCGCCGCCTCCTGCTCGAGATAGAATGCGCGGAACACCACTTCGCGGATGGAGTTGCCGACGTTCACCACGCCATGGCGGGCCATCAGAACGACGGTCTGCTTTCCGAGGCTTTCCGCGATGTCCGCACAGACCTCGCGACTGCCGCCGAAGAGATCCGTCTCCTCCCCCCGCTTGTCACGGATTTCGTAGACGGGCACGGACTCGCCCATGAACGCACCCATATGCGTCACCGGGCGCAAGGGCGTATCGACGAAGCAGTAGGGCAGCACGGCCGGCGAGTGGGTGTGGAGCACACACTGAACGTCCGGCCGCGCCTTGTAGATCTCGCTGTGGATGTAGCGCTCAAGGTAGGACGGGCGGTTGTCCGTCGTCTCCCCGTCGAGATTGAAGCGAAGAATATCGTCCTTCGTGATCATGCTCGGCGCCAGTTTTTCGGCCAGGAAGAAGCTCTCGGCGTCGAGCGGGTCACGCACGCTGATGTGCCCGAACGTATCCATGATGCCTTCGTGCAGCAGGATCTTGGTCGCGATGACCAGCTCTTCGAACAGCTTCGGGTGAGTGTAATTACCCACCCCCGCATTCCGTAGAATGTCAGGCGCCTACCGTCTCGAGAATTGTGTTGAAGACGTTGCCCCCTTGGCGCAGCCGGGCGGTATCGACGACGGTTCGGATGTCAGCTTCGCCTTCGGCGGCCCACATGGATCGATAGCCGTTGGTGACCTTGCGCTGGATCACGGCCGGTCGCAGGGCGCGCTCGCAGCCGTTGTTGGTGGCCTCGACCATCCCGGTCCAGAGAGTGAAGGTCAGGAGCTGGTCGCGCGCTCGCCTGAACTTGTGCTGGACCACTCGAGCGAAAGGGCAGGAGGTCGGTGCGGCGAGGATCTCGGAAAGACTTCGCTCCAGTGCACGGCGCTTGGCGACGATGGTCGATGCGGCGAAGGTCGTGATGCCGCTGGCCAAAGCGAAAGCCTTGGACAGCCAGATCCGCAGCCGCGACGGCAGCAGATCCTCGCCCGCCTGTTCGGCGTAGGCGACGTCGCGGGCCAGATGAGCCAGACAGGTCTGATGGGCGTCGGCATGTCCCTGCTGGGCAGAGTAGCGATCGGAACACCAGACCTTTGGCCGGTGCCCGTCCATCAGGGTCCTGACCACGATGGCACCACGGGTCGGAGCGGCACGATGGACGACTGCGTCATCGCAGCGAAACACCCATTGGAAGGCGTTGCTGCCTTCGATGCGAACGCCGGTCTCGTCCGAGGCCACCACCTTGGAGCGGCGCAGGGCGGCAATGGCGAGATCGCGGTCGGCGACGAAGGTGCCCTGCGCCCGGCGCAGCATGTTCATCAGCCCGCCCTGGCTGATCTGCAAGCCGAAGAGATCGGCCAGAGCTTTCTGAAGCCGTTCATAGGACAGGGCCTGGAAGGTCTTAAGATAGGTCGCCACCGCATGCAGCCGCGGCCCGAACGGCGTCCCCCTTGCCGCATCGGGCAATCCCGCTGAGACAAGCGTGCCGCAGGAAGGACAACAAACCGAAAGCCGGCGATGACGCGTCACGAACGGCTTGATCTCCGGCAGATCGACCGTCTCGTACGTGCCGCCGATCTCCGCGGGAAGGCTATCGGCCAGGGCTGCCTGGCAGCAGGAGCATTGCTCGGGACGGTGATCGACGAGCCGATCGAAATCCTCACCCATCGCTCGGCTGTGGCCTTCGTGACCGGGCTTGGCGCCGCCAGGTCTTGCCTGCTCACGGCGCTCCTTGCGGTCACTAGACGGAGGCTTCGAGGATGTGCGTGACGTCTTCTCCGGACGCTGAATCTTCAGCACCAGATCGATCAACTCTTCCTTCGTCAGACGCTGCAAATCACCGCGATCCATCCGTCCATGGATTCAGGGAATTCGGCCCGTGACAAGGGGGTGGGTAATTACGGGTGAGTACTATTGACCTCTGGCATCAGCGCCCCCTCCAATCACAAGCAACTTGAATTTTCAGTCGACAGGCGGTGTCGCCTCATTTGTTCTCGTAGAGACCGACTATGCGGTTCTGCTCGATGATGTTGCCGGCATAGGTTTCCAGGAATTGCTCTCGGGTCGGCGTTCCTTCGACATTCGTATCGAGCGCGTAGACCCAGAAATAGTAGTGATGGATGCCGTGCCCGGCGGGCGGCTGGGGTCCGTAATACTGCTTGTCGCCGGCCCCGTTGGGACCGACGCGAAACCTGTCCTGCGCGTCCGAGAGGTCGGTTGCCGACGGGTCGATGCCGTAGACGGTCCAATGGGTGAAGCCGTTGGCCAGGGGCGCGTCAGGATCGTGGCAGATCACCGCCAGTTCCTTGGTGCCGGCGGGGACGCCGCTGACCGTGAGCCTTGGCAAGACGTTGCCCTTGTCGCCGGCATGCTCGTCGCGCAGATGTCCTAGCGGCTCGAAATCCGCCGAAATTATCTTGAGATCCATAATGTTCAGGGGCATGGGCCTATGCTTCCAATTCCGGTGGGCCTAGACGGCCGCGTTGAGGTCCGCGACGGTCTTGCCGCCGACGCGCTGGTGCACGCGCGGACCGGTTGCCACGGCGACGCAGATCAGTAGCTCGTCCGGACGTGGTCCGTCCGGCACTGAGAAGGTGACCGCGTCGTAGTGCGAGCGGATGTAGAGCTCGTCCTTGTGGGCGAGCGGGATGTCGATTGCCGTGCCGGCCGCGGCAACCTTGCTTGCTGACGAAATCCAGGCCTCGCCGCCGCCGACCGCTTCGCGCAGCGGATTGCCGAACGCCGTGGTGATGCAGGCGACGACATGTTCCTGCTCTCCGGACGTGCCGGCGATGCCGCCCTTGCCGTAACTTTCGACCGCGCGGCCACGAAGCAACGCGGCAGCGCGCTCACCCAGCGCATAACCGATGGCAAGGCTTGGCCTGGTAAGGTCGCCCAGGTCAGCGACGAACTTTCCAGCGAACGGATTTCGAATGATGACGCCAACCGCCGCCTTGATCAGCGTATCTCCCGGCGTGCCGCCGTCATGCCGGATCTCATGGACGAGGGAGTACCACCCCCTGACCGCGTAGTGCCTTTCGACTTCGACCGAATAATCCATTCCTATCTCCCGAGAAGCGGGCCGCTGATGCGCACCCAGATTCTGTGACGGTGGTCCGGTCCTACTGCGGCCATGAAGAGACCTTGCGCAGCGGGTCGTAGCAGGCAGCCTCCAGTGCCGCCGGCGTGAACATGTTGCCCTTCGACAGAGAGCGATTGGCCGCGTAGTCGGCGGAAATGGCCTGGCAGCGGTCAGTGATCGGGCGCATTCGCTTTTCCCACCCGACCAGCGCCTCTTCGATGGACGAAGCGGACGCGACGTCCTGGGCAATGCTGAAGGCATTGACCATCGAGCAGCCAGCGCCCTGTGCGAGCGCCGGGCACATCGCATGCGCGGCATCCCCGACCAGCGCGACCCTGCCGCGCGTCCAACTATCGAGCTTGGTGGTCTCGTACTTGTCGTATCTGGCCGACTGCAGCTTCGCCGCCTCGACGAGACAGGGTTCCAGGAACGGGAACATCTCGACCCATACGTCCAGGTCGATCGGCACGCGAGACCCGCGCGGATCGGCCGCTGGCGCCATCATGCCGAGATAGAGTTCCCTGTCGTTGCACGGCGAATAGAGGATGCGCTGGACGCGTGGGCTGGTGTTCCACATGTCGATGGTGTTGTCCCATTCGCCGTCCCCGAGTTCTTCCTTCTTGCGGGGCACGATCAGGCGGATGATGCCGTCGGTGGCGCTCCAGCGCTCCTGCTTGAAGCCGATGGAATCCCTGACCTTGGAGCCAACGCCGTCGGCGCCGACGATCAGGTCAGCCTCGAGGACCTCGCCGGTTTGCAGCGTCAAGCGGCCCTGCGGATCGGCGGCGACCGCCTCTGAGTTGACCCGGATATCAACACCCACTTCCCGCACGCGGCGGACCAGCGCGTCGTGCAGATGGCTGCGTGTCATGACCCGCCATGGCAGTCCGTTGAACGTTTCCCTGGAAACGGACTTGTTGTGCATCCAGGTCTCGTAGGTCGGCGGCGTGTGGGAGCCTTTCAGTACATCTTCCATCGCGCCGACGCCTTCCAGAACGCGCAGGCCGTTGTGCCAGAGATAGATGCCCGCGCCGAAGGCTCTGAGCTCCGGGCTCTTCTCGTGTAGGCGGACATCCCAGCCGTTCTGCCTGAGCGCGATAGCTGCAGTCAGGCCGGCAAAACCGCCTCCGGCAATTTCCGCACGGCGCGTTCTGCCGGAGGTTGAAGTCATGTTGGCCATTTTGCTGGATCCTGCTGATGCTTAAAGATGGTGCGGGTGCCGAGCCTCAGGCGTCGACGAAGTTGGCAAGGGCCCTCAGCGTGATCTCCGGAGCAACCTCGTTGACGTAGTGGTCGGCGCCGGGGACCACGACCACCGGGAGGTCGGGCCGCAGCCGGCTGGTCTTGGACAGCGCATCCGCCGAGACAAGCTTGCTGTGTTCGCCGCGGACGATGAGGACGGGCTTCGTCACCTGCTGAT
Coding sequences within it:
- a CDS encoding choline dehydrogenase encodes the protein MPHAESYDYVIVGAGSAGCVLANRLSADPKCSVLLLEAGGWDRDPMIQIPLGWGKILTERRHDWMYFCEPEANVGGRRVECARGKVIGGSSSTNAMAYVRGNRGDYDRWAASGLSDWSYEKVLPYFRKQESWEGGADEYRGGTGPLGTQFCRYKDPLIDAFAQASVQAGYPQTEDYNGAEQDGFGRLQMTISKGRRCSTASAYLRPALKRPNLTVLTNAMAIGIVLEGARATGITLTHQGAERTVIARREVLLSGGVINTPQLMMLSGIGDEEELGGHGIQTRLNLPAVGKNLQDHVSVILMYRRREPGPFRRMMRADRIGLDFVKTYLTGKGFSGDVPGGVVAFLKSDADRPLPDVQLLFTAAPLAAWPYFEPFKAPFADGFAARVVATQPESRGSVKLASADPAAAPLIHQNFLASTRDWESLRAGFRVARDLARQPAMQPFVEAEFFPGPKCESDDEIDEHIRKTSITVHHPAGTCRMGADAASVVDPQLRVRGLGGLRVVDASVMPDLVCGNINAAVIMIAEKAADLITTSGRT
- a CDS encoding class II aldolase/adducin family protein, which gives rise to MGNYTHPKLFEELVIATKILLHEGIMDTFGHISVRDPLDAESFFLAEKLAPSMITKDDILRFNLDGETTDNRPSYLERYIHSEIYKARPDVQCVLHTHSPAVLPYCFVDTPLRPVTHMGAFMGESVPVYEIRDKRGEETDLFGGSREVCADIAESLGKQTVVLMARHGVVNVGNSIREVVFRAFYLEQEAAALTAGLQIGTVKYLSPGEVTTAGKLVGAQIDRGWNHWSQRLREVGLLS
- a CDS encoding amino acid synthesis family protein, encoding MDYSVEVERHYAVRGWYSLVHEIRHDGGTPGDTLIKAAVGVIIRNPFAGKFVADLGDLTRPSLAIGYALGERAAALLRGRAVESYGKGGIAGTSGEQEHVVACITTAFGNPLREAVGGGEAWISSASKVAAAGTAIDIPLAHKDELYIRSHYDAVTFSVPDGPRPDELLICVAVATGPRVHQRVGGKTVADLNAAV
- a CDS encoding YbhB/YbcL family Raf kinase inhibitor-like protein, with amino-acid sequence MPLNIMDLKIISADFEPLGHLRDEHAGDKGNVLPRLTVSGVPAGTKELAVICHDPDAPLANGFTHWTVYGIDPSATDLSDAQDRFRVGPNGAGDKQYYGPQPPAGHGIHHYYFWVYALDTNVEGTPTREQFLETYAGNIIEQNRIVGLYENK
- a CDS encoding NAD(P)/FAD-dependent oxidoreductase; this encodes MANMTSTSGRTRRAEIAGGGFAGLTAAIALRQNGWDVRLHEKSPELRAFGAGIYLWHNGLRVLEGVGAMEDVLKGSHTPPTYETWMHNKSVSRETFNGLPWRVMTRSHLHDALVRRVREVGVDIRVNSEAVAADPQGRLTLQTGEVLEADLIVGADGVGSKVRDSIGFKQERWSATDGIIRLIVPRKKEELGDGEWDNTIDMWNTSPRVQRILYSPCNDRELYLGMMAPAADPRGSRVPIDLDVWVEMFPFLEPCLVEAAKLQSARYDKYETTKLDSWTRGRVALVGDAAHAMCPALAQGAGCSMVNAFSIAQDVASASSIEEALVGWEKRMRPITDRCQAISADYAANRSLSKGNMFTPAALEAACYDPLRKVSSWPQ
- a CDS encoding IS66 family transposase, producing the protein MDRGDLQRLTKEELIDLVLKIQRPEKTSRTSSKPPSSDRKERREQARPGGAKPGHEGHSRAMGEDFDRLVDHRPEQCSCCQAALADSLPAEIGGTYETVDLPEIKPFVTRHRRLSVCCPSCGTLVSAGLPDAARGTPFGPRLHAVATYLKTFQALSYERLQKALADLFGLQISQGGLMNMLRRAQGTFVADRDLAIAALRRSKVVASDETGVRIEGSNAFQWVFRCDDAVVHRAAPTRGAIVVRTLMDGHRPKVWCSDRYSAQQGHADAHQTCLAHLARDVAYAEQAGEDLLPSRLRIWLSKAFALASGITTFAASTIVAKRRALERSLSEILAAPTSCPFARVVQHKFRRARDQLLTFTLWTGMVEATNNGCERALRPAVIQRKVTNGYRSMWAAEGEADIRTVVDTARLRQGGNVFNTILETVGA